In Vidua chalybeata isolate OUT-0048 chromosome 5, bVidCha1 merged haplotype, whole genome shotgun sequence, one genomic interval encodes:
- the METTL25 gene encoding probable methyltransferase-like protein 25 isoform X2 has translation MSRPSRALPAQLPPAAAARALRSAARFVRRALPLCRAHTVEFFTCGLWQRLVAPSPDAVLEALRVAGPLARPRAAGSGAAAAPCDDDIFSSVFCENSEKLIDVHLFALAAKYYSLSNLGVCTPLEDVLEALKGDSEGATGIKPDEFMNNKKSHEVKVMSELVDGIANYCGIKQVIDIGSGKGYLSSFLSMQYNLEVYGIDSSSSNTNGAHERNRKLKKHWRAYQSRGKESFKSQSLEMANDRPVENEINCKTINEELLNNANSLQNEGQVIIQDLVSSCGFTEMATLETNTETESDLVTGTQSHETKLSEDVLSILNVLPVDAVEDFSSSHCNCGELCEEEKVQRKMTSLKTKARKSSESNLYFPLTSCITAETELNDIITDLEDCMMVGLHTCGDLAANTLRIFTAKPEIKAVCSVGCCYHLLSEQFENQEECHDQVWGFPMCQYLKDKGWCCGRNVRMSACLALERVAVGQMLPTESLFYRAVLQVIVEEIYGVTKSDRHVGKTFSKSSSFIDYVRQSLKKLELDDSKLKVVLSPCIEVLILLDRLCYLKEQENIAWSGLVKLFDPVKSPRCYAVIALKNQSCS, from the exons CGCGCGCGCTGCCGGCCCAGCTGCccccggcggcagcggcgcgggcgctgcgtAGCGCGGCGCGATTCGTGCGGCGCGCGCTGCCGCTGTGCCGCGCGCACACTGTGGAGTTCTTCACGTGCGGGCTCTGGCAGCGCCTCGTGGCGCCGAGCCCCGACGCCGTGCTCGAGGCGCTGCGCGTGGCCGGGCCTCTGGCGCGCCCCCGGGCGGCGGGCTCGGGCGCCGCGGCGGCTCCGTGTG ATGATGACATCTTTTCCAGTGTGTTTTGTGAAAACTCTGAGAAACTTATTGATGTACATTTGTTTGCCCTGGCTGCTAAGTATTATTCTTTGTCCAACCTTGGAGTGTGTACCCCACTGGAAGATGTGCTTGAAGCACTGAAAGGAGACAGTGAAGGAGCCACAG GTATCAAACCAGATGAGTTTATGAATAATAAGAAATCACATGAAGTGAAGGTGATGTCAGAGCTGGTAGACGGCATAGCAAATTATTGTGGGATAAAGCAG GTGATTGATATAGGTTCTGGGAAGGGCTACCTGAGTTCCTTTTTGTCCATGCAATATAACTTAGAAGTTTATGGCATTGACTCCTCAAGCTCCAACACAAATGGTGCTCatgaaagaaatagaaaattgaaGAAACACTGGAGAGCATATCAGAGTCGAGGAAAAGAAAGCTTCAAAAGCCAGAGTTTGGAAATGGCAAATGACAGGCcagtggaaaatgaaattaattgtaAAACAATCAATGAAGAGCTCTTAAATAATGCCAACAGTCTTCAAAATGAGGGCCAAGTGATTATCCAAGATTTAGTTTCTTCTTGTGGCTTCACAGAAATGGCTACACTTGAAACCAACACAGAAACTGAATCTGATTTAGTGACTGGGACACAATCTCATGAGACCAAACTTTCTGAGGATGTTCTTTCTATTCTAAATGTTCTTCCTGTTGATGCTGTAGAAGATTTTTCGTCGTCTCATTGTAACTGTGGGGAGCTCTGTGAAGAGGAAAAAGTACAAAGAAAAATGACATCTCTCAAGACTAAAGCAAGAAAGTCAAGTGAATCGAACCTGTATTTTCCATTGACCTCTTGCATCACTGCAGAAACAGAACTCAATGACATCATAACAGATCTGGAG gACTGTATGATGGTGGGTCTACATACATGTGGAGATCTTGCTGCAAATACACTACGAATTTTTACTGCCAAGCCTGAAATCAAAGCCGTTTGCAGTGTGGGCTGCTGCTACCATCTGTTGTCAGAACAGTTTGAAAACCAAGAAG AATGCCATGACCAAGTCTGGGGATTTCCCATGTGCCAGTACTTGAAGGACAAAGGGTGGTGCTGTGGTCGCAATGTTAGGATGTCAGCATGCTTG GCTTTGGAGAGAGTTGCAGTTGGCCAAATG CTGCCTACAGAATCGTTGTTTTATCGAGCTGTTCTTCAGGTTATTGTAGAAGAAATTTATGGCGTCACCAAAAG TGATCGACATGTTGGAAAAACCTTCTCCAAATCATCCTCCTTCATAGATTATGTCAGACAGTCTCTGAAAaagctggaactggatgattcAAAG TTGAAGGTTGTTCTGTCTCCTTGCATAGAAGTTTTGATACTTCTGGATCGTCTTTGCTACCTCAAGGAGCAG gaaaacattgCCTGGTCTGGACTTGTGAAGTTATTTGATCCTGTGAAGTCCCCGAGATGCTATGCAGTTATTGCACTGAAGAACCAGTCATGTTCTTAA
- the METTL25 gene encoding probable methyltransferase-like protein 25 isoform X1 → MSRPSRALPAQLPPAAAARALRSAARFVRRALPLCRAHTVEFFTCGLWQRLVAPSPDAVLEALRVAGPLARPRAAGSGAAAAPCDDDIFSSVFCENSEKLIDVHLFALAAKYYSLSNLGVCTPLEDVLEALKGDSEGATGIKPDEFMNNKKSHEVKVMSELVDGIANYCGIKQVIDIGSGKGYLSSFLSMQYNLEVYGIDSSSSNTNGAHERNRKLKKHWRAYQSRGKESFKSQSLEMANDRPVENEINCKTINEELLNNANSLQNEGQVIIQDLVSSCGFTEMATLETNTETESDLVTGTQSHETKLSEDVLSILNVLPVDAVEDFSSSHCNCGELCEEEKVQRKMTSLKTKARKSSESNLYFPLTSCITAETELNDIITDLEDCMMVGLHTCGDLAANTLRIFTAKPEIKAVCSVGCCYHLLSEQFENQEECHDQVWGFPMCQYLKDKGWCCGRNVRMSACLALERVAVGQMLPTESLFYRAVLQVIVEEIYGVTKSDRHVGKTFSKSSSFIDYVRQSLKKLELDDSKLPDSCIMDYYEKYKHRMNELEAFNMLKVVLSPCIEVLILLDRLCYLKEQENIAWSGLVKLFDPVKSPRCYAVIALKNQSCS, encoded by the exons CGCGCGCGCTGCCGGCCCAGCTGCccccggcggcagcggcgcgggcgctgcgtAGCGCGGCGCGATTCGTGCGGCGCGCGCTGCCGCTGTGCCGCGCGCACACTGTGGAGTTCTTCACGTGCGGGCTCTGGCAGCGCCTCGTGGCGCCGAGCCCCGACGCCGTGCTCGAGGCGCTGCGCGTGGCCGGGCCTCTGGCGCGCCCCCGGGCGGCGGGCTCGGGCGCCGCGGCGGCTCCGTGTG ATGATGACATCTTTTCCAGTGTGTTTTGTGAAAACTCTGAGAAACTTATTGATGTACATTTGTTTGCCCTGGCTGCTAAGTATTATTCTTTGTCCAACCTTGGAGTGTGTACCCCACTGGAAGATGTGCTTGAAGCACTGAAAGGAGACAGTGAAGGAGCCACAG GTATCAAACCAGATGAGTTTATGAATAATAAGAAATCACATGAAGTGAAGGTGATGTCAGAGCTGGTAGACGGCATAGCAAATTATTGTGGGATAAAGCAG GTGATTGATATAGGTTCTGGGAAGGGCTACCTGAGTTCCTTTTTGTCCATGCAATATAACTTAGAAGTTTATGGCATTGACTCCTCAAGCTCCAACACAAATGGTGCTCatgaaagaaatagaaaattgaaGAAACACTGGAGAGCATATCAGAGTCGAGGAAAAGAAAGCTTCAAAAGCCAGAGTTTGGAAATGGCAAATGACAGGCcagtggaaaatgaaattaattgtaAAACAATCAATGAAGAGCTCTTAAATAATGCCAACAGTCTTCAAAATGAGGGCCAAGTGATTATCCAAGATTTAGTTTCTTCTTGTGGCTTCACAGAAATGGCTACACTTGAAACCAACACAGAAACTGAATCTGATTTAGTGACTGGGACACAATCTCATGAGACCAAACTTTCTGAGGATGTTCTTTCTATTCTAAATGTTCTTCCTGTTGATGCTGTAGAAGATTTTTCGTCGTCTCATTGTAACTGTGGGGAGCTCTGTGAAGAGGAAAAAGTACAAAGAAAAATGACATCTCTCAAGACTAAAGCAAGAAAGTCAAGTGAATCGAACCTGTATTTTCCATTGACCTCTTGCATCACTGCAGAAACAGAACTCAATGACATCATAACAGATCTGGAG gACTGTATGATGGTGGGTCTACATACATGTGGAGATCTTGCTGCAAATACACTACGAATTTTTACTGCCAAGCCTGAAATCAAAGCCGTTTGCAGTGTGGGCTGCTGCTACCATCTGTTGTCAGAACAGTTTGAAAACCAAGAAG AATGCCATGACCAAGTCTGGGGATTTCCCATGTGCCAGTACTTGAAGGACAAAGGGTGGTGCTGTGGTCGCAATGTTAGGATGTCAGCATGCTTG GCTTTGGAGAGAGTTGCAGTTGGCCAAATG CTGCCTACAGAATCGTTGTTTTATCGAGCTGTTCTTCAGGTTATTGTAGAAGAAATTTATGGCGTCACCAAAAG TGATCGACATGTTGGAAAAACCTTCTCCAAATCATCCTCCTTCATAGATTATGTCAGACAGTCTCTGAAAaagctggaactggatgattcAAAG CTCCCAGACAGCTGTATAATGGATTACTATGAAAAGTACAAGCACAGAATGAATGAGCTTGAAGCATTTAATATG TTGAAGGTTGTTCTGTCTCCTTGCATAGAAGTTTTGATACTTCTGGATCGTCTTTGCTACCTCAAGGAGCAG gaaaacattgCCTGGTCTGGACTTGTGAAGTTATTTGATCCTGTGAAGTCCCCGAGATGCTATGCAGTTATTGCACTGAAGAACCAGTCATGTTCTTAA